The genomic DNA TGCTGGACGGGGGGCTCGATGCGGCGTTGTTCGATATGGACGGCACGACGACCGCGACCGAGGACGTGTGCTGCCTGGCGCTGGAAGACATGTTGCGGCGCATGGCGGGCGTCACGGATGCGGCCGCGCCGCCGCGCCTGGACCGCGACCGCGACTATCCCGCGCTGATTGGCTACAGAACGCGGGAGAACCTGGAGTACCTGGGCGCGCAATACGGGCATTTACTCTCCGTCGATGCATCCCTGCGCGCTTTCTTCGAGGCTGCGGCGTGGCATCTTGGGCCGTGCGCGGAGCCGGCGCAGGCCGCTGCGACGCGTGCGGCACTGGCGGATTTCGGGCTCGGGCAGTTGCTGGAAGAGCGGCAATTTCAGGTGCTCATCACGACGCTTGGCGGACCCGCGCCGGAAGGCATCCTGGATGTTCTCGCGTCCCGGTACGGTCCTGCGTTCCGCGCGCGCTGGCGCGATCACTGGCCACAGGCCGGCCTGTTGCTCTACGCCTGCCTGTACCACCGCCGCCTCCTCAGCGACGACGACCCGATGATCGCGCCATTGCCGGGCGTAGGCGTGTTCATGGCGCTGGTCAAGGGCCGTCTCGGCGCGGACGCCGCGCGCTGCCACCCGTTGCTCGCGGGGGCGCTCCCGGCCGGCGCCGAGATCGCATGCAGCCCCGCGCAGCTCGGCGCGCTCGGCGCCCTGTTCGAGCGGCGGCCCGCGAAAACCGCGCTCGTAACCACGTCGTCGTCCTACGAAGCCGGGCACGTCTTGCGGCACGTTCTTTCCAAGTTGCGCCGCGAAGTCCCGGACTGGGGATTGCCCCAGGAGCGCCAGGAGCCCCTGCTGACGCTGTTCCAGGGGCCGGAAACCTGCTACGACGCGATTGTGACGGCGAACGACATCCCCGAAGCGCGATTGAAACCCTGCGGCGACCCGTACGCGCTGGCGCTGGCGCGCCTCGACATCGGCGCGGACGGATTGCGCCGCGTGGCCGGATTCGAGGATACGGAGCCGGGCGTCATCTCCCTGCGCGCGGCGGGCGTTTCGCTGGCAGTGGCGTTGCCCTTTGAAGGCACGCGCGCGCACGACTTCCGGGCCGCGGCGCATGTCGCGCACCGGGGCTTTCCGGAAGTTCTGCTGTATCACCACGCGTTTCTACCGGAGCAGGCGTTTCAGGACGCGCATGCGGCCTCGCCCGCGGATTGACGCCGCCGGTATCATATGATAGCGTTGCCGCGCGAAGCGCAGGCATCTGGTTCAACTGCAGGAAGGAAAGCGTCCGGCCTATGGCAAAACACTGTATCAACGCCACGGATGGCCCGCCCGCCAAAGGGCCTTACTCGCACGCCGTCATCGCGGGTGACCTCGTTTTCGTGTCCGGACAGGGTCCGTTCACGGCGCAGGGCGTCTCCTATGGCACGCTGGAGCAGGAAACGCGCGTCACCTTCGACAATTTGAAGAAGGTGCTCGCCGCCGCCGGGTGCGGCCTTGAAGATGTCGTGAAAGTGACGGTATTCCTTGCGGACATGAACGACTTCGCCGAGTTCAACCGAATTTATCAGGAGTATTTCCCGTCGGGGTGCCCTGCGCGCAGTTGCGTGCAGGTGGGCCGGCTGCCGCTGGATATCAAGGTCGAAATTGAAGCGGTGGCGCTGGCAGGGAACAGGGAATAGGGAACAGGGAACAGGGANNNNNNNNNNNNNNNNNNNNNNNNNNNNNNNNNNNNNNNNNNNNNNNNNNNNNNNNNNNNNNNNNNNNNNNNNNNNNNNNNNNNNNNNNNNNNNNNNNNNAGTATTTCCCGTCGGGGTGCCCTGCGCGCAGTTGCGTGCAGGTGGGCCGGCTGCCGCTGGATATCAAGGTCGAAATTGAAGCGGTGGCGCTGGCAGGGAACAGGGAATAGGGAACAGGGAACAGGGAGGCCGCCGCGTGAAGATTATGCGCGCTGTTGTGTTGTTGATGTGTTCGGTGGCGGTGGCGCAGTCGCCCGCCGACTATAACAACCGCGGCATCGAGGCGTATGAGGCGGGCTCTTATGAAGAGGCCGTCACGTGGTTTGAGCGCGCGCTGGACCTGACCCCCGAAAATGACGTGGTCCGCCGCAACCTGTGCAACGCGCGCCAGGGTATCGCCGACCAGCTGGCCCGCGCCGGCGATTTCGCCGCCGCCGCCGCCAACCTGGAACGGGCCATCGCCGCCGACCCGGAGAACCCGTCGCCGCTGGTGCAGATGGGCGTTTACTATCTGCGTCTCGACATGGTGCCCGAGGCTATCCGCCGGCTGGAAGAAGCGATTGAATTGAAACCGGGTCATCTCGATGCCCATGAATTCCTTGGCGAAGCCTACTACCGGGACAACGATTTGCCTTCGGCGCGCGCGCAATGGGATTACGTGCTCGGTATCGAGCCGAACCGGCCTGGCCTGCGCGAACGCTATGAAAAGGCCTTCCGCGAAGAGTCGATTGAGGCGGAATTCAAGAAGACCAACTCGAGCCATTTCAAGCTCAGTGCGCCCCGGGAAATCCCCTACCACGTGCGCAACCGGGTCATGCGCTTGCTCGAGGAGGCCTACCGCGAAATCGGGCGCAAGTTCGGCGGCGAATATCCGCCCGGGCCGATTCAGGTCATTCTGTATGACGCGGACCAGTTCAACGAAGCGACGCAAATGGACGAGCATGTTGGCGCCGTCTATGACGGCAAGATCCGCGCGCCTATGACGGGCAAGGATGGCCAGTGGCTGCCCGATGAAGAATTGCAGCGCCGTCTCACGCACGAGTACGTGCATGTCGTTGCGCGCTTCCTTGCGGGCGAGAATATCCCGTGGTGGTTGAACGAGGGGCTGGCAGAGACGTTCAGCGATGAGCTTGGCGCGGACAAGGTGGAAATGCTCCGCAACGCGCGCGCCGCGGGCGCGCTCTACACGCTCGCCGAACTCGAGCCGAGCCAGCTCAAGGCGCGCAGCCCGGAAACCTTGCGCATCGCTTATCTGCAAGCCCATTTGACGGTCCGGCACCTCTGGGACCGCTTTGGCCAGCGTCGCCTGCGCGATATGATGTCNNNNNNNNNNNNNNNNNNNNNNNNNNNNNNNNNNNNNNNNNNNNNNNNNNNNNNNNNNNNNNNNNNNNNNNNNNNNNNNNNNNNNNNNNNNNNNNNNNNNTCAGCCGGCGCAGCGCCGCCTCGCGCTGCTCGCCCTGCGCAATGCCCAGATACAGCGGGAATATCTGCGAGAACTGGCTGCCCTCGTCATAGCAGCCTTTCTCCACGTTGAAGAAGCGCGCATTGTACGCTGCCGCGATGGCGTCCTTCTTCGCCGCCCAGCGCGCCTGATCGTCCGTCTTGCCCAGCGCCCCGGCGAACTCCTCGAGCATTTTCGCCGTCCAGTAGTAGCAGCCCGAGCCGATGGGCGGCATCGGCGTTTGCTCGACGCCGACCCAGTCGCCATAGTGGCAGTATTCGAGGACATTGTCGACTGCTTTCGCGTCCAGCGTGCCGAACCAGCGCGCGATGTTGTCGTAATGCCGCTCAACCGCGCGCAGGTCGCCATAATAACGGTAGCAATACCACGTGATCAGCGGATAGGCGATGGCCCATGGCGGCGATCCGTCCGGCTGCCCCCACAGATGCGGGCAGGTATCGGGCACAAAGCCCTCGGGGCTCTGCGAATCCGCGATCACGCGCAGGAAGTTCTCGTAGTAGGCGGCCATGTCGAAATTGAGGATGCCGGTCTCCGCCGCGAGGTGCGCGTCGCCCATCCAGCCCATGCGCTCGTCACGCTGCGGGCAATCCGTCGGGATGCTCATGTTGTTGCCGCGGATGGACCACAGCGTGATGTCGCGAATCTGGTTGTAGAGTTCGTTAGCGCACTCGAAATGGCCTGCGCGGCGCAGGTCCGTGTGCGCCACTTGCGCCTCGACCTTTTCCGCCGTCAATTCACCCGGATAGCCGCGAATTTCCGCGTAGCGGAACCCGTGTTGCGTGAAACGCGGCGCATAGGCCTCGGGGCCGCCGCCCTTGAGCACGTACCGGTCCGTGACGCGCGCCGACCGCAGGTTTTCCACGTTGAGCCGCCCGTCGGGATACAGCAGTTCCGCGTGGCGCATGACGACCTCGGTCCCGGCCGGGCCTTCCACCTGGAGTTTCATCCAGCCTGTCAGGTTCTGCCCGAAATCGACGATCACCGAGCCGTCGTCCAGCGGCGTGAGTTTCACCGGTTTGACCGTGTCGACGACGCGGATGGGCGGCATAATCTGGCTGCTCATCTGCTCCGGCGGCGTTTCCAGGGGTACGACCGCTTCCCAGCCCGCGTCGTCGTAACCCGGCGCGTTCCAGCCGGTTTTTTCGAGCCGCGCATCATATGTTTCGCCGTGATACAGGCTCTCCTCGACAATAGGCCCGGACGACCAGCGCCAGGACGGGTCGGTAACAATTTGCTGGACCTCGCCGTCCGCATAGTCGATGCACAATTGCAGCCACCCGGCGCACGTGCCCTGCCACCAGCCGTGGCCGAGCATGAGGCCCGCGACGTTGTCTCCCTGTTGCAGCAGGTTTGTTACGTCGTGGGTCACATAAAGGGCCCGCTTGTGGTGTTGCTGGTTCGCCGGGTCGAGCACGTGATTGCCCACGCGTTCGCCGTTCAAGTACAGCTCGTAATAACCCAGCCCGGACACATACGCCCGCGCGCGGCGGACCGGCTTCGCCACGAGGAACGCCTTGCGCATCAAGGGCGATACACGCCGGCCCGGCTGCGAAACGCGAATACCGTCCACCATATCCTTGCGGCGCCAGTAGCCGCCGTCGAGCAGGGACGCCGCCTCGACCGAACGGCCCTGCGCGAGGTTGTTGCCCTGCGCGTCGAGCACTTCCACTTCGGCCAGCGCGAAGAGGCACTGTCCCGCGCTATTGTCGCGCATTTGCCGCACGTTAACGCGCACATACCGCGCGGGAGTTGGAGTACACTCGAATTTCACTGGTGTCTCGCCGGGATTTGGCTGGTCCTCCGCTGTCTTGTCCGCGACCGTCTGGGCCTTTGCCCGGCCCGGTTCCGGCGACAACGTGACCGAATAGCGCACCGGAAATCCGTAGCCGGTCAGGTCTTGTGTTTCCGTTTTCATGCGGGCGGGGTATAGCACGACCGCGGCGACTTCGCGCGCTTCGCCCAGGTCGATCTGTACCCACTGGCGGCGATTGTTCTCGTCGAAAAACTTGCTGTGGTAGCCGAGGGAGTCAACGATGTCCTCAATGCCGCGCACCCACGCAGCCTGGAAATCTCCGGGGGACAAGAGGCCCATTTCAAACGAAGCCGTATTGCTGAAGGGGCCGGCCCGGTCCTGCCGGTCCCACGCGCGCACGCGCCAGTGATACGTGCGGCCCGCCGCCAGCGGGGGGCCGCTGTAGACGACATGTACATTCTCGGCGGAAGCCGTCTTGCCCGTGTCCCACACGTCCGGCTGGCTGTTGAGCAAACCTTCCTGAGAAGTGGCCACCTGCACCTGGTATGCGGTCTGGCCTTGGTTGCGCTCCGTGTGCCGCACCCACCAGCTGAACCGCGGCGCGGGCGTGTCCACGCCCGCCGGCTCGCTCACATACTCGACACGCAGGTTCTCCGGCGCGAGCATCTCCGCCCGGGCCGCGGGCGCGAGAAGCGTTCCGCTGCCTGCCAGAATCATCGCGAACATTCCCGCCACGCGCATTGCCATACCGTCTCCTTTCTTTGTCCACCCGCGCTTCAGCGGGCACGACAGTGCTTGCGAATCCGCCGGCGCAGGCCGTCTATCGCGGCGCATACAGGGCCATGATCAGCATCCCAATCACTCCCGCGAACGCCAGCAAGGCAAAGATGCATCCGCCCCAAAGCCGCACCTTGAACCAGCGCGAAATGTGGCCGCATGACGGGCAGACCTCACGGCCCGCGAGCAGCGGCGCGCCGCACGCGGGGCAGGTTCGCCCGGGCTGCGCCGCGCCGCTCATGTCGCCGCTTCGCATCGCGGCGCCGTGCACGCAGCGCGCACGCTGCCGTCGAGTTCGTGCAGCGTGACCTCAAGCATGCCGGTCGCGATGCGTATGATGCCGTAAGAGGCGCGCTCGCCCCGATCCATGGGACCGCGCAAGTGGCCCGGATTCAGGTAAATCTGGGGCTCGACACGGTTCACCGCGGCCCGGTGCGTATGGCCGCACAGGAGTATATCGGCCTTGCGTTCCGGGACACCCCAGTCCGCGCTGGAATGGGCGCATGCGATGGAAATACCCGCCGCCTCGATAATCAGCGTCTTCGGGGCGCTGCCTGTTTCATATTCCGGGCACCAGAGGCCGGGAACCGCGTGCACGGTGTAACCCGTGATAATCAGCTCCAGCGCGTCCGCGTAGTCGTCGCCGAGATGAATGACGCGCTCGGCCCCGTGCCGTTCCGTCATATGTTCCGCGACGCGAAACATCAGCGGCAGACGGCCATGCGTGTCGCTCATGACACCGATGATCACTACCGGCCCTCCGCGAATGCGTCATAGAGCGCCTGGCAGCGCGCCTGGTCCAGCGCCTGGTCCGCGAAGATCAGGCGGAACCGCAGATCGAGCGGCTGACCCTCTTCCAGCGTGGGCTCGAAGAAGGCGCCAAACCGGGCGTACCGGCGGACCGAATACACGGGCACGCCGCCGGGCAGGTCCGGCGGCGACATATGAATGACCCAATAGCGCTTGCCGCGCACCTCGACGCTCGCGCAGACCCACCACGCGCCCACGACCTTGTCATCCTCCAATTCCTGCGCGCCTGCCGGCAGGAGGTACTGCGTCGTGTCCGGATGGTCCGCCACCTCCTGCGCCATGCGGATGTGCATGCCCGCGTGCTGCAAGTCGCCCTTCAACCGAATCGTCCCGCGAAGAGAAGCGAGTCTGGATTCGAAATCGACCAGGCGCAGCCCGTCTTTTGTGGGTGTCGCCCCAATCGTGCGGACTTCCTCGATGAAAGGCGCGTCGCGCAGGTCGCGCCATTCGATTTTCTCCTGTTGGAAGGCCCACAACCCGTGCGTGCCGAACGCCAGCCACGCGACGTGCNNNNNNNNNNNNNNNNNNNNNNNNNNNNNNNNNNNNNNNNNNNNNNNNNNNNNNNNNNNNNNNNNNNNNNNNNNNNNNNNNNNNNNNNNNNNNNNNNNNNTGTGGGTGTCGCCCCAATCGTGCGGACTTCCTCGATGAAAGGCGCGTCGCGCAGGTCGCGCCATTCGATTTTCTCCTGTTGGAAGGCCCACAACCCGTGCGTGCCGAACGCCAGCCACGCGACGTGCAGTTGGTAACACTCCTCCATGCCCCAGGTATTGAAATGAGCATCGCCGATGACGGTGTCCCGCCAGCCGATGAACATGCCGCGGTGATGCGTATAGAGACCGCCGGGGCCTTTCGTAATCGCGCCTGTCCCCTCGAAATCGAACACGTGCGTGTAGACCTTGTACGTGCTGACGGGGTCTTGCCTGTCAAAGGGTATCGTCACGGTGCGCAGCCACGGGGCGCCGTCCACCACAAGGTCCACGCCCTGCTGAAACGGCGGTTCAGGATCGTTTCCCGCCGCGCAGGCCGCGCCCGTTACCGCGAGCAGCGGCGCCAATAGAAAGACAAAGTGTCGCATAAAGGGGGCTCCTTGGCGGGGTTCAGGGTTCGGGGTTTGAGATGGACACGACGGTTGCCTCGGTTCATTGCGTTCCCGTTGCGGTCTGCCCACGGCTAAACCAGGCGACGACTCCGCCCAGCGCGATTAGAACGATCGCCAGCGCCAGATCGAGCGCGACGACAAGGCCGCCGCCCACCCACGGCAGCACCGCGAGCAGCAACACGCCGATCAAGAGGATGGATACACCCACGACGCCGAACGGCGATATGTACGCGCGAGCAACGCGTATCTCTTCGTCTTCAGGCAGCGCGCCGATGGGCGTGCGGAGCCGCGCGTAGAAGGCTTCCGTGCGCGCGCGTGCGGCGGAGTCCGGCGGGGCGATAAGGCTGAACAGCAGCATGACGCCAAAGGTCACGATCGCCGTACTGAGGAAGAGGACGATCTCCATTTTCAGGGCCAGCCCCGCGATCACGATGTTCTCATTCTTATGATCCCAGAGGATGCCGAGGAACTGCACATCGTGCTTGTAGCGCGAGAGGAAGAACAGAGCCAGGCCGCAGGCGATGCCCACAAGGAATCCGGCGGTCGCGCCCTGATTCGTCGCTCTTCGTGAGACGAGTCCGAGCAACATCGGCACAGCGACGGGCGCCGTGGCCACGCCAAAGAGCGTGACCATGATGCGGAAGAGGTCCTCCGCTTTGCCGCGGGCCATAAGGAACGCCGTGAGGAGCGCCACCGCCCCGACAACGAGCGTCATGCAGCGGCCCACGAGCACCAGTTCGCTTTGCGACGCGCGCGGGCGCACGAGCCGCTTGTATACGTCGTTCGTCAGGACGCTCGCGCACACGTTGTAGTCCGCGCTCAGCGTGGACATGGTGGCCGAGAACATCGCGGCGACGGCGAGGCCGAGCATCCCCGCGGGAAGCAGTTCCGTGCATAGCAGGGGGTAAACCTTGCCTGCGTCCTCGAGCCCGGGCAGGAACTGCGTGGCCGCGATTGCCGGGAAAAACATCATGGGCGGGCCTATGATATAGAGCGCGATAACGAGCCACCCCACCTTGACCGCGTCCCGTTCCCTGGGCACGCAGTAATACCGTTGGATGAGCGACCAGTTGATGCTGCTCCAAGCGAGCGCATACAAGAGCACCAGCGGAATCACATAGGTCCAGCCAAACTCTTCCGTCACCGGACGGAAGAAACCTTCGGGCGCTTGCTCCAGAATCGCGCCGACGCCGCCCGCACGAACGATGGAGAGCGGCAGGATCACGAGAATGCCCACCGTCAGCACGACAAACTGGATGAAATCGGTCACCGCGACCGCCCACAACCCGCCCATGAACGTATAGACGAGAATGATGCTGCCCGCTGCGAAGACGCTGATCCGGATGTCGAGGCCTACGCAGATGGAAATGAACGTGCCGGTCGCGAAAAGCTTGATGCCGTCGTCGATAATCTTCACGGGCACGCCCTGCCACGCGAACAACTGGCGCACGAGCGAACTATACCGCGTTTCCAGGTACTCGACCGGGCTGTCGATCCGGGCGCGGCGCCAGCGCGCCGCGAAAAACGTGGCGCTGAAAAATGTGGCGGGCACAGCCACCCATAGCAGCGTGATGCCGACCCAGCCGTAGCGATAGCACAACGACGGATAGAACACGAACGCGGCCACGCTGAAACTGGTCATGTAGAACGAGACGCCGCTGAGCCACCATGGAATGCTGTTGCCGCCGCTGAAATAATCCTTCATATGCCGCATGCGGTTGTAGAAATACACGCCGATGCCCAGCATCAGCACGAAATACCCGCCGACCATCAACAGGTCCGGAAATTCGAGGTGTCCCTGATTGACAGGCATGACTGATGGCCTCCTTCCGCTCTTTGTCTACGGCGCTCGCGCTACTCGAAACTGGTCAGGCCGCGCGCGAAAACGACCGAATCGGCGATTGCGTGTTTCGTCTGCTCCCCGGTCAATTCCACACCCTGGACTCCTTCGAATTCGAGCGTAACCGGGCCCGTGTAGACCTTTTCGCGCAGCATCCGCACGATGGCAGGGAAGTCTACCACGCCCTGGCCGAGCACGGGGAAGTTCCACGTCTCGAATGCGCCGTTGTGGTCCTTGAATTCGACCGTGCCCACGTAATCGATGCTTTTCGCCAATTCCGCCACGGCGCTCGTGCCGCGGTTGTAGTACGTGATATTCGCCGTGTCGAAATTCACGCGGATGTTCGGATGATCGATCGCCCGCATCGTTTCGACCTGGACCGCTCCGTTTGTGCCGAGGTCCGGGTGCGTTTCGAGGGTGATCGTGACGCCGTGCGCGCGCGCGAGTTCGCCCGCGGCGCGAATCCGCGCATAGGCGTCCTCCTTGGAGAGCTCTCCCCGTTTTGCCGACATGAACATGTATTTCACGCCCATCTTTTCGCACGTTTCCAATTGCGCCGCGATGTCGTCCAGGAACGTGTCCTTGCTCAACTCCGCGCCGCAACGGAACACGAGCGGTTTCAGGCCGTACTGCGCGAGGCGCTGCATCTCGGCGTCCGCCTGGTCCGGCGCGGGAACCGCCATGAACACGTACTTGACCCCGATCTCCTGCAAGTGCGCCCAGGCCGAGTCCTGATACTTGCCGTAGCTCATCACGCGCACGGCGAGCGGCCACGGCTCGGCCGCGGGCGCCCCTTGCGGCCCAAGCGTCGCGCAGCCGGCAACGCAAAACACAACACATAGACAAGAAAGGACTTCATGTAACCGCATTTCCTCACCCTTCCTTTCACATCGGTGCCGAAGCGCCACAAGCACGCTCAGTGTCACACGGTCTCACGACGGTACGCGGGCGATTTTGCCAACGGCGCAAGTCTTGCCTTCATAGGTGCGCGTCAGGCTGCCGCAGGTCTTGCGAAGGCGCCCTCCTCCACCCGAAGGACAATGCTGAATGTCCATACCGCCGTCTCTGAACGGGATGATCGGCCGGAACGAGGTCTCTGCCACTCGCGCTCACGCGGCGCCCGCGCAGCCGCTGCCAAAGAGGACCATCCTCCAGCAAAGCAAGCGTCTTGGCGCTGCGTTCTTTCCGTGTCAACGCCGTGTCTTCAGCGTCGAACTCCTCACGCCGTTTTCGCATGAATGAGACGGCGTCAGAATCCTTCTTCATATGCCAAGACCTCCTTCGGGGTCCGAATTTCGATTGTACCATAGCCCTGTTCAAAGTTAACCGCGCTGCATAACCGTATGCCCCCGAGATTGACGATGTGCGGGGAGTCCGAACTGACAAATACGTCCGCGCGTCCCGCCGTTGCCAACGTCACATGCAGCGCATCCGCATGCGGACCGCTTCCCACCACACCGCGGCTCAAATGGGCTTCCGCCAGGTCCGTCGCTTCGCGGCTACCCGACAAGACAAGCGCATTTTCCTCCGAAACGACCGAAATGTGGCGTCTCACTGCCCCTGGCGCCGCCCGGAGCTCTCGCCGAGTGTGGTCTGACAACGCCATCACATGCCGCCCTGCAACAAGCTCATTCGATAGCGCAAGACTCGCATCGGCAAACACTGCATCTTCACAGCCGCCGGTTGCCGGCGCGTCCACGCAGATAAGATAGCGGCTTCACGATGATTCGTTCTCTTTCTCTTTCGCACTGATCTCTTTGGCAAGACCTGTCTCGCCTTTTCAGTCTTGGTCTTCCTCCCATTTCGTATCCCAGGACGCCGCCCGTGGGCTATTGTGCCGCCGCCCCTTCGGACCGCATTCGAAGTCACGAGCCTCGTCACAGGAATTCAGGGCGAACCTTCCTCTTGGCTATCCAACGGAAGGAGAAATCGCTTCCATTCCGGAGATTCTTGATGGCCGAAATTGACAAACTAGCCCACCGGACAACGCACGACCCTATGAGTGACGGTCAGCCCAAATTAGCGTTCCGCTATCTTGATTTTGAAGAGTCTGATACTAATCTGCGCTGATCTTCACTAATCCGCTTTCCGAAATAAGATTCGTCTCTGACCGCGCATTCTCGACTACGCCGCCAATTCCTTCCTGTGCGCCCAGACTTTCTCGAAGGCCGCGACGTATTGGTCGACGAGTTCCGGAACCTCTTTCGTGAAGTACGGCAGACCCATGCTCGTCGCGTTCGCCTGGCGCGAGCCGGGCAGATCGGGGATCACGGGTTTGTGGTGCCACCACTCGTCCTCGGCGTAGAGCGGCAACTCGTGTTGTAGCGTGTAGTGCGTGCCGCTGATGCGCACGCCCTCGGCCTGGAGCGCCTCGACCGCCTTGTCGCGCGTCATGCCCGCTTCCTTTTCGTCGATAAAGAGCATGTTCCACGCGTAGTAGAGCCGCTGCATGTCCTTGCGCCCGCTTGACTGTTCGTAGAGGCCCGGCAACTGCGTGAGCACGTCGTTGAGACGGCGGACCTGTTTCGCGCCCGCTTCGTTGCGCGCGACAAGCCCTTTAAGCTGGCACCGCGCCAGCGCCGCCGCGAACGGGTGCATGCGGAACTTCAAGCCTAGCCCGGAGCCTTTGTATTTGTAATACGCGCCGTCCTGCGCCACGCCGGGCATGTCGTAATTGCCGAAGGACGTGGCGCGCTCGAAGTCCTCCTGATTCTGGTACACGCCCATGCCGCCCTCGATCGCGGGCAGTGGTTTCGACATCTGGTAGCTGTAGATCGACATGCGGCCCCACGTGCCCATAACCTTGTCTTTCAACTTCGCGCCGTGCGCGTGCGCGGAGTCTTCGAGCACGATGAGCCCCTTCTCATTGGCCCAGTCGCTGATGTGGTCCATGTCCGCGGGCAAGCCGATCCAGTGGACCGGCAGCACCGCCTTCGTGTTCGGCGTGAGCCGCTTCTTCGCGTCGTCGAGATCGAAATTGAGCGTGCGCGGGTTGATGTCCACAAACACGGGTACGAGCCCGAACAGACGCATGGGCACGATCGTCGCGAAGAAGGTGTAGCTGGGCACCAGAATCTCGCTGCCCGGCGGCAGGTTCAGCGCGAAGAACATCGACGCCAACGCGCTGGTTCCATTGAAGTGCGCCTTGGCATATGGCGCGCCCAGAAACTCCTTCCACTCCTGTTCCAGTTTGTCTATAGGGTCGTAACTGGGCGCGTGCAGCAGTTCGAGAATCGCCTGCTCTTCTTCCGGACCGTACAGCGGCCACCGCGCGGCGTCGCCATCGGGCGCGGTAATGGCCTTTGGCCCGCCGTGCAGGGCCAGCTTTTCGGTCGCGGCGCGGGCGCTCCGCGGCGCCGAGGCGGTCAGGCCCGCGGCGGCCATTGCCCCGGTCGAAATCAGAAAGTCGCGGCGTGAAGGACGGAATGCATCGGACGTATGCTGCGGAGTCATCGTAATATCCCTCCGGTTGTTCAAATCCCCGCGGTCTAAACGAGTAACCATGGAAAACCTGCCCACCATCATAATCGCCTGGCGCCGGACTATCAAGGATTGCCCAGCCGGATGTTGACGCAGCGGGCCAGTTCTTCTAAGCTAGTCCTTTCGCCAACAGGAAGAAGGGAGCGTAATCATGGGCATGACTATATTGGCGATTTTGAGCGGATCGATGTTGTGCGGCGCGGCGGACAGCGGCTGGATGGCCGGTGTGGCGCGCGCCGATATCACTCCCGAAGAGCCCATGTGGCTTGCGGGTTACGCCTCGCGCGGTCACGAGGCCGAGGGTACGCTGCATCCGCTCTGGGTCAAGGCGCTTGCCCTTCAGGACGCCGCGGGGAACAAGGCCGTGCTCGTGACCAGCGATATTCTGGGCTTTCCGAAGAGCATGTCCGACCGCATCCGCGACCAACTGAAGGCGCGGCTGGGTTTGGAACGCGCGCAGATTGTCCTGAACTCGTCGCACACGCACTCCGGGCCCGTTCTCGACGAATCGCTGTTGTGCATCTATCCGCTGGACGCGCAAGGGCTGGACAAGGTGAAACGGTATTCGAGCAGGCTCGAAGCGCAGGTGGTGGCCGCGGTGGAAGAGGCGTTCAATGCCATGCAGCCGGCGCAACTCGCGTCGGGCAACAGCGTCGCGCGTTTCGCGGTCAACCGCCGCAACAACAAGGAAGCGGAGATTCTCGAAACACACGACTTTGACGGCCCCGTGGACCATGCCGTTCCCGTACTGCGCGTCACGAGGCC from Candidatus Hydrogenedentota bacterium includes the following:
- a CDS encoding tetratricopeptide repeat protein — translated: MKIMRAVVLLMCSVAVAQSPADYNNRGIEAYEAGSYEEAVTWFERALDLTPENDVVRRNLCNARQGIADQLARAGDFAAAAANLERAIAADPENPSPLVQMGVYYLRLDMVPEAIRRLEEAIELKPGHLDAHEFLGEAYYRDNDLPSARAQWDYVLGIEPNRPGLRERYEKAFREESIEAEFKKTNSSHFKLSAPREIPYHVRNRVMRLLEEAYREIGRKFGGEYPPGPIQVILYDADQFNEATQMDEHVGAVYDGKIRAPMTGKDGQWLPDEELQRRLTHEYVHVVARFLAGENIPWWLNEGLAETFSDELGADKVEMLRNARAAGALYTLAELEPSQLKARSPETLRIAYLQAHLTVRHLWDRFGQRRLRDMMS
- a CDS encoding Rid family detoxifying hydrolase, whose product is MAKHCINATDGPPAKGPYSHAVIAGDLVFVSGQGPFTAQGVSYGTLEQETRVTFDNLKKVLAAAGCGLEDVVKVTVFLADMNDFAEFNRIYQEYFPSGCPARSCVQVGRLPLDIKVEIEAVALAGNRE
- a CDS encoding PmoA family protein, translating into HVAWLAFGTHGLWAFQQEKIEWRDLRDAPFIEEVRTIGATPTKDGLRLVDFESRLASLRGTIRLKGDLQHAGMHIRMAQEVADHPDTTQYLLPAGAQELEDDKVVGAWWVCASVEVRGKRYWVIHMSPPDLPGGVPVYSVRRYARFGAFFEPTLEEGQPLDLRFRLIFADQALDQARCQALYDAFAEGR
- a CDS encoding metallophosphoesterase family protein, which gives rise to MIIGVMSDTHGRLPLMFRVAEHMTERHGAERVIHLGDDYADALELIITGYTVHAVPGLWCPEYETGSAPKTLIIEAAGISIACAHSSADWGVPERKADILLCGHTHRAAVNRVEPQIYLNPGHLRGPMDRGERASYGIIRIATGMLEVTLHELDGSVRAACTAPRCEAAT
- a CDS encoding PmoA family protein encodes the protein MRHFVFLLAPLLAVTGAACAAGNDPEPPFQQGVDLVVDGAPWLRTVTIPFDRQDPVSTYKVYTHVFDFEGTGAITKGPGGLYTHHRGMFIGWRDTVIGDAHFNTWGMEECYQLHVAWLAFGTHGLWAFQQEKIEWRDLRDAPFIEEVRTIGATPT
- a CDS encoding family 78 glycoside hydrolase catalytic domain, with protein sequence MAMRVAGMFAMILAGSGTLLAPAARAEMLAPENLRVEYVSEPAGVDTPAPRFSWWVRHTERNQGQTAYQVQVATSQEGLLNSQPDVWDTGKTASAENVHVVYSGPPLAAGRTYHWRVRAWDRQDRAGPFSNTASFEMGLLSPGDFQAAWVRGIEDIVDSLGYHSKFFDENNRRQWVQIDLGEAREVAAVVLYPARMKTETQDLTGYGFPVRYSVTLSPEPGRAKAQTVADKTAEDQPNPGETPVKFECTPTPARYVRVNVRQMRDNSAGQCLFALAEVEVLDAQGNNLAQGRSVEAASLLDGGYWRRKDMVDGIRVSQPGRRVSPLMRKAFLVAKPVRRARAYVSGLGYYELYLNGERVGNHVLDPANQQHHKRALYVTHDVTNLLQQGDNVAGLMLGHGWWQGTCAGWLQLCIDYADGEVQQIVTDPSWRWSSGPIVEESLYHGETYDARLEKTGWNAPGYDDAGWEAVVPLETPPEQMSSQIMPPIRVVDTVKPVKLTPLDDGSVIVDFGQNLTGWMKLQVEGPAGTEVVMRHAELLYPDGRLNVENLRSARVTDRYVLKGGGPEAYAPRFTQHGFRYAEIRGYPGELTAEKVEAQVAHTDLRRAGHFECANELYNQIRDITLWSIRGNNMSIPTDCPQRDERMGWMGDAHLAAETGILNFDMAAYYENFLRVIADSQSPEGFVPDTCPHLWGQPDGSPPWAIAYPLITWYCYRYYGDLRAVERHYDNIARWFGTLDAKAVDNVLEYCHYGDWVGVEQTPMPPIGSGCYYWTAKMLEEFAGALGKTDDQARWAAKKDAIAAAYNARFFNVEKGCYDEGSQFSQIFPLYLGIAQGEQREAALRRL
- a CDS encoding reactive intermediate/imine deaminase (has endoribonuclease activity on mRNA), producing the protein YFPSGCPARSCVQVGRLPLDIKVEIEAVALAGNRE